In the genome of Vanacampus margaritifer isolate UIUO_Vmar chromosome 1, RoL_Vmar_1.0, whole genome shotgun sequence, one region contains:
- the wbp4 gene encoding WW domain-binding protein 4 isoform X1: protein MRKYCNDVISKGQPESVFLCFNSPCLLITLKFYQMADYWKSQPRKFCQYCKCWIADNKPSIEFHERGKNHKENVAAKISEIKKKSVQKAKQEDRMSKQFAAMEEAALKAYQDDLKRMEMESATGSSVQTTVLPKPKAPPLVLCEPPPHCKKYQKKPRKSSGKQNRTQSLCWVEGWTDDGHAYYYNTVTGDSQWDIPEGFQGNSDFVQHEQHKSSSGSAWMEAVSPDGYAYWYNTETGESRWEKPNDFRPNETSESILASGSEKAQQEEPTTSGGDDGLNEAPLSQDTQVTQQPNLSSVVTENSARKRNAEGEPSGKEEETQTGNNMPQEEVKEQKKEEVQITTAQPEVKKQQEVVKAKRPKSLNPYGAWEQIKEEKDPYANVDLQLPQIREEEVVVTELPPEPKPKFKERIITSLGVEGGATSFKKNKTHNGKSRSFRQRDNDD, encoded by the exons ATGAGGAAGTATTGTAATGACGTCATCAGCAAGGGACAGCCCGagtctgtttttctttgttttaactcACCCTGCCTTCTAATCACACTCAAATTCTATCAAAT GGCTGATTACTGGAAGTCACAACCGAGGAAATTCTGCCAATATTGCAAGTGTTGGATTGCGGACAATAAGCCC AGCATCGAATTTCACGAAAGAGGGAAAAATCACAAAGAAAATGTGGCGGCCAAAATTTCCGAG ATCAAAAAGAAGAGCGTCCAAAAAGCGAAGCAAGAGGACCGAATGTCGAAACAATTTGCAGCAATGGAGGAGGCTGCATTGAAGGCATATCAGGATGACCTAAAAAGGATGGAAATGGAGTCAG CAACGGGTTCTTCTGTGCAAACCACAGTACTGCCCAAACCTAAAGCACCGCCTCTGGTACTGTGCGAGCCACCACCACATtgcaaaaaatatcaaaagaaaCCAAGAAAGTCTTCTGGCAAGCAAAACAGAACGCAGAGTTTGTGTTGGGTTGAAGGCTGGACAGATGATGGACACGCATACTATTACAATACAGTAACTGGAG aCTCACAGTGGGACATACCTGAAGGCTTCCAGGGCAACTCGGACTTTGTGCAGCATGAACAGCACAAG AGCTCTTCAGGTAGTGCTTGGATGGAAGCTGTCAGCCCTGATGGATACGCATATTGGTACAACACAGAAACAGGAG AGTCCAGATGGGAAAAGCCAAATGACTTCCGACCCAATGAGACCTCAGAATCCATCTTGGcgtctggcagtgaaaaagCACAACAGGAGGAGCCGACAACTTCAGGAGGAGACGACGGCTTAAATGAGGCTCCGTTGTCACAGGACACACAAGTGACTCAACAACCGAACCTGTCGTCCGTTGTCACAGAAAATAGCGCAAGG AAAAGAAACGCAGAAGGGGAACCttcaggaaaagaagaagaaactcaAACGGGCAACAATATGCCTCAAGAGGAGGTTAAGGAGCAGAAGAAAGAGGAGGTCCAAATCACAACGGCTCAACCTGAAGTGAAAAAACAGCAAGAGGTGGTGAAAGCTAAGAGGCCCAAATCACTGAACCCGTATGGCGCTTGGGAACAGATCAAGGAGGAGAAGGATCCGTA CGCCAACGTGGACTTGCAGTTGCCCCAAATACGAGAGGAAGAGGTTGTCGTGACGGAGTTGCCGCCGGAACCCAAACCCAAGTTCAAGGAGCGCATCATTACCTCACTGGGAGTGGAAGGCGGAGCCACTTcattcaagaaaaacaaaacacacaacggAAAATCCAGAAGCTTTCGACAGAGAGACAATGATGACTAG
- the wbp4 gene encoding WW domain-binding protein 4 isoform X2 translates to MRKYCNDVISKGQPESVFLCFNSPCLLITLKFYQMADYWKSQPRKFCQYCKCWIADNKPSIEFHERGKNHKENVAAKISEIKKKSVQKAKQEDRMSKQFAAMEEAALKAYQDDLKRMEMESVLPKPKAPPLVLCEPPPHCKKYQKKPRKSSGKQNRTQSLCWVEGWTDDGHAYYYNTVTGDSQWDIPEGFQGNSDFVQHEQHKSSSGSAWMEAVSPDGYAYWYNTETGESRWEKPNDFRPNETSESILASGSEKAQQEEPTTSGGDDGLNEAPLSQDTQVTQQPNLSSVVTENSARKRNAEGEPSGKEEETQTGNNMPQEEVKEQKKEEVQITTAQPEVKKQQEVVKAKRPKSLNPYGAWEQIKEEKDPYANVDLQLPQIREEEVVVTELPPEPKPKFKERIITSLGVEGGATSFKKNKTHNGKSRSFRQRDNDD, encoded by the exons ATGAGGAAGTATTGTAATGACGTCATCAGCAAGGGACAGCCCGagtctgtttttctttgttttaactcACCCTGCCTTCTAATCACACTCAAATTCTATCAAAT GGCTGATTACTGGAAGTCACAACCGAGGAAATTCTGCCAATATTGCAAGTGTTGGATTGCGGACAATAAGCCC AGCATCGAATTTCACGAAAGAGGGAAAAATCACAAAGAAAATGTGGCGGCCAAAATTTCCGAG ATCAAAAAGAAGAGCGTCCAAAAAGCGAAGCAAGAGGACCGAATGTCGAAACAATTTGCAGCAATGGAGGAGGCTGCATTGAAGGCATATCAGGATGACCTAAAAAGGATGGAAATGGAGTCAG TACTGCCCAAACCTAAAGCACCGCCTCTGGTACTGTGCGAGCCACCACCACATtgcaaaaaatatcaaaagaaaCCAAGAAAGTCTTCTGGCAAGCAAAACAGAACGCAGAGTTTGTGTTGGGTTGAAGGCTGGACAGATGATGGACACGCATACTATTACAATACAGTAACTGGAG aCTCACAGTGGGACATACCTGAAGGCTTCCAGGGCAACTCGGACTTTGTGCAGCATGAACAGCACAAG AGCTCTTCAGGTAGTGCTTGGATGGAAGCTGTCAGCCCTGATGGATACGCATATTGGTACAACACAGAAACAGGAG AGTCCAGATGGGAAAAGCCAAATGACTTCCGACCCAATGAGACCTCAGAATCCATCTTGGcgtctggcagtgaaaaagCACAACAGGAGGAGCCGACAACTTCAGGAGGAGACGACGGCTTAAATGAGGCTCCGTTGTCACAGGACACACAAGTGACTCAACAACCGAACCTGTCGTCCGTTGTCACAGAAAATAGCGCAAGG AAAAGAAACGCAGAAGGGGAACCttcaggaaaagaagaagaaactcaAACGGGCAACAATATGCCTCAAGAGGAGGTTAAGGAGCAGAAGAAAGAGGAGGTCCAAATCACAACGGCTCAACCTGAAGTGAAAAAACAGCAAGAGGTGGTGAAAGCTAAGAGGCCCAAATCACTGAACCCGTATGGCGCTTGGGAACAGATCAAGGAGGAGAAGGATCCGTA CGCCAACGTGGACTTGCAGTTGCCCCAAATACGAGAGGAAGAGGTTGTCGTGACGGAGTTGCCGCCGGAACCCAAACCCAAGTTCAAGGAGCGCATCATTACCTCACTGGGAGTGGAAGGCGGAGCCACTTcattcaagaaaaacaaaacacacaacggAAAATCCAGAAGCTTTCGACAGAGAGACAATGATGACTAG